A genomic segment from Nostoc sp. ATCC 53789 encodes:
- a CDS encoding HD domain-containing protein yields the protein MNSLKLTERFESALIYATRLHAHQTRKISGVPYISHLLSVTALVLEAGGTQEEAIAALLHDVVEDQGGKPIREDIRQLFGETVLAIIDGCTEWDTPPKPPWQERKLQYLEKLRYALPSVRLVSLADKLHNSRSLLADCQQYGDVIWTNFSAGREKTLWFYQSLVQVYQQTGSDWMTQEIERVVNQLCQENPA from the coding sequence ATGAATTCATTAAAACTAACTGAACGATTTGAATCAGCACTAATATACGCAACTCGTCTTCATGCTCATCAAACACGCAAAATTAGTGGCGTTCCTTACATTTCACATTTGTTAAGTGTAACAGCTTTAGTTTTAGAAGCTGGCGGTACCCAAGAAGAGGCGATCGCTGCTCTTTTGCATGATGTAGTCGAAGACCAAGGTGGCAAACCCATTCGTGAGGACATCCGTCAACTCTTTGGTGAAACAGTTTTGGCTATTATCGATGGCTGTACTGAGTGGGACACACCTCCTAAACCTCCCTGGCAAGAACGTAAACTGCAATATTTAGAAAAACTGCGCTATGCTTTACCTTCTGTACGCTTGGTTTCTTTGGCTGACAAACTGCATAATTCCAGATCGCTTTTAGCTGATTGCCAACAATATGGAGATGTCATCTGGACTAATTTTAGTGCCGGTCGAGAAAAAACTTTGTGGTTTTACCAATCATTAGTTCAGGTTTACCAACAGACCGGATCTGATTGGATGACACAGGAAATCGAAAGAGTTGTTAATCAATTGTGCCAGGAAAACCCTGCTTAA
- a CDS encoding TIGR03985 family CRISPR-associated protein has product MSELVFQDIPDIELLQCLGHGYLKQNLVRAIRLWVWLRSLYGSEGASLYGDNQDRMVLDDSFSYADWRNVFFSSTHPKGEEIPAIHDSHCPCAKTVAEWLFSEKTGVVATHWQKLILAHTGMGESELDTLLQRRLFGVTRRSLQGDLEILAKLGWLVYKYQKYYRVSEFPPRPVTTKDQASAAKVGAYELSFMHEDLVGLAENHSQKINGVQRFFLKLDYVIPRSTLDAVDDLQYELRQLWAKTPVPPIKLTYGSARIANNVDCIVYPVCIYYVQRAVYLCAYGESPQKDTDWYNFRLDHIRSLVALEWTDPKLPLNLQQQYQQKSLPNPDDIALQMAKAWGFDFYLPSQLMLLRFDRQFCDRYVKGTERHDTFEEITYQQVQRLIQREIKQPQQQNLLKVLAKRSETDAYYQAYIRYQDNEHRDNNLVMRLRAWQPKVEVLTPWDLRQSFAADAATQFMLYHN; this is encoded by the coding sequence GTGTCTGAACTAGTTTTTCAAGATATTCCTGACATAGAACTATTGCAGTGCTTAGGACACGGTTATCTCAAGCAAAATCTAGTACGAGCAATTCGCTTGTGGGTGTGGTTGCGTTCGTTATACGGCTCCGAAGGGGCATCGCTGTATGGAGATAATCAAGACCGTATGGTTTTAGATGACTCTTTTTCTTACGCAGACTGGCGAAATGTATTCTTTAGTTCTACACATCCTAAAGGAGAAGAAATTCCTGCCATACATGACTCTCATTGTCCCTGTGCCAAAACCGTAGCCGAATGGTTATTTAGTGAAAAAACAGGAGTAGTTGCTACCCACTGGCAAAAATTAATCCTTGCTCACACAGGCATGGGTGAATCTGAACTGGATACTTTATTGCAACGGCGCTTATTTGGCGTAACTCGTCGTTCACTACAGGGTGATTTGGAAATTCTGGCTAAACTCGGCTGGCTTGTATACAAATATCAAAAATACTACCGAGTGTCTGAGTTCCCACCACGCCCCGTAACTACAAAAGATCAGGCAAGTGCTGCTAAAGTCGGTGCTTATGAATTGAGTTTCATGCATGAAGATTTGGTAGGGTTGGCAGAAAATCACTCCCAAAAAATCAATGGAGTACAACGTTTTTTCTTAAAACTCGATTACGTGATTCCTCGTAGCACCTTAGATGCAGTTGATGATTTACAGTACGAGTTAAGACAACTTTGGGCTAAAACTCCAGTTCCACCCATCAAACTCACTTATGGTAGTGCCAGAATTGCTAATAACGTTGATTGTATCGTTTACCCGGTATGCATCTACTACGTACAGAGGGCAGTTTATCTCTGTGCATACGGCGAAAGCCCTCAAAAAGATACTGACTGGTACAATTTTAGACTTGACCACATTCGGAGTTTGGTTGCTCTAGAGTGGACAGACCCGAAACTGCCCTTAAACTTACAACAGCAATATCAACAGAAGTCTTTACCAAACCCAGATGATATTGCTTTGCAAATGGCTAAAGCATGGGGATTTGATTTCTACTTGCCTTCCCAACTGATGTTACTCCGATTTGACCGCCAGTTCTGCGATCGCTACGTTAAAGGTACTGAACGCCACGACACTTTTGAAGAAATTACCTATCAGCAAGTACAACGTTTAATTCAACGTGAAATTAAACAACCTCAACAGCAAAATTTATTAAAAGTCCTTGCCAAACGCTCGGAAACGGACGCTTACTATCAAGCATATATCCGATATCAAGATAACGAACACAGAGATAACAATCTAGTCATGCGTTTACGAGCATGGCAGCCAAAAGTCGAAGTCTTAACACCTTGGGATTTACGGCAAAGCTTTGCTGCTGATGCCGCTACTCAATTTATGCTTTATCACAATTGA
- a CDS encoding CRISPR-associated protein Csx3 codes for MSTYKIELKEGILRINFGEPAQNDQIVRDAAARLEEMATSGELAGGPLLKINGPISIPVAFVLAHKFAHIYGAVAFYDPKLGKYVISITHNPSYKLGDLID; via the coding sequence ATGAGTACTTATAAAATCGAGCTAAAAGAAGGAATTTTACGGATAAATTTTGGGGAGCCGGCTCAAAATGACCAGATTGTGCGTGATGCCGCAGCCCGATTGGAGGAAATGGCAACATCAGGAGAACTCGCGGGAGGGCCACTTCTAAAGATTAATGGGCCTATTTCTATCCCTGTAGCGTTTGTTCTAGCACATAAGTTTGCTCATATATATGGTGCTGTTGCTTTTTACGATCCCAAGTTAGGTAAATACGTCATTTCTATCACACACAATCCATCGTATAAACTAGGAGACTTAATTGATTGA
- a CDS encoding CRISPR-associated protein Csx3, translating into MTTYHIRLEGDVLKVGFGKDANGDQLVRDAAARLDEMVALGELSGGKLLKIDGPASVAVSYVIAHKISQLYGAIAVFDPKIGRPGYKTFITAVSQTPAYKIGELIETDEPHKPHKTKSVLKVALCGPPQSGKSCLREGLKQAISLIEGAPYPYVITACPDGEGAWFSDAARRDPDLARKLKDEYKAKFTPEFAQKAAGWVRSANTPLNIIDVGGRITDENRVIVREATHAVILASDRGKAEVPLWKEFCRDLNIQIIANLHSDCEGKEDEIVTQSPLLTGSVHYLVRGEDVSSRPMVQALARLLVGLCGKG; encoded by the coding sequence ATGACAACGTATCACATTAGGCTAGAAGGCGACGTTTTGAAAGTTGGGTTTGGTAAAGATGCCAATGGCGACCAATTAGTGAGGGATGCGGCGGCGCGTTTAGATGAGATGGTGGCATTGGGTGAACTTTCTGGAGGAAAACTACTGAAGATTGATGGCCCAGCATCTGTAGCCGTTAGTTATGTAATCGCACATAAGATATCTCAGCTTTATGGTGCGATCGCTGTTTTTGACCCCAAGATTGGTAGACCAGGATATAAAACTTTCATTACGGCAGTTTCCCAAACTCCGGCATACAAAATCGGCGAACTTATTGAAACGGACGAACCACACAAACCGCACAAGACTAAATCAGTTCTTAAAGTTGCGCTTTGTGGGCCCCCACAGTCTGGCAAGTCCTGTTTGCGCGAAGGTTTAAAGCAAGCAATCTCTCTGATTGAAGGCGCACCCTATCCTTATGTAATTACTGCTTGTCCAGATGGGGAAGGTGCTTGGTTTTCTGATGCTGCACGACGAGATCCAGATTTAGCCAGAAAACTCAAAGATGAGTATAAAGCCAAATTCACCCCAGAGTTTGCACAAAAGGCGGCTGGTTGGGTACGGAGTGCCAATACACCCCTGAATATCATTGATGTTGGGGGAAGAATTACTGATGAAAATCGGGTGATTGTACGAGAAGCAACTCATGCGGTGATTTTAGCAAGCGATCGAGGTAAGGCAGAAGTTCCACTATGGAAAGAGTTTTGTCGGGATTTAAATATACAGATCATTGCCAATCTTCATAGTGATTGTGAGGGTAAAGAAGATGAAATTGTTACCCAATCTCCTTTATTAACTGGTAGCGTTCATTACCTTGTACGAGGAGAGGATGTTTCTTCTCGTCCGATGGTGCAGGCTTTAGCACGTTTGTTGGTGGGGTTATGTGGAAAGGGTTAA
- a CDS encoding DUF1887 family CARF protein produces MTTSEFDNNKVDHLFLLIGENPLPNYVTANLLLKKGGTPYLVHTTGTETQAKRLKNILDNKPIGLQPAQLISLGKYESDAYHIQDEIRRKIQSLKNGKIGLNYTGGTKAMAVHAYRAVFSQSHADTVFSYLDARRLEMCIDREDGERIRIKVTPELLEVKLVNLFQLHGLELKQKPTQQAQLPKLAIELANIFKEETKAKQWFDWFYKIFREQAYKNKSNGGGEWKSKISLLEVSTLLDNLPQEIISAFKEENFITPDNKLSLQQVEKTGAFKEIKHFCKWLDGLWLEHYVLEQVKNIADKQIKDYGLNFEIPIKGTRDGFEFDVAFTRGYQLFAISCSTTSKRDLCKSKLFEAYLRARQMGGDEARVALICCFNEPDTLKAEILSSTNDKKIAVFGREHLTNLSEEIANWIDQNDEDAK; encoded by the coding sequence ATGACTACATCCGAGTTTGATAATAACAAAGTTGACCATCTATTTTTGCTTATCGGTGAAAACCCTTTACCTAACTATGTCACAGCAAATTTATTACTGAAAAAAGGTGGTACTCCATACCTAGTACATACAACTGGTACAGAAACTCAAGCTAAACGGCTGAAAAATATCCTCGACAACAAACCAATAGGCTTACAGCCAGCACAGCTAATTTCACTTGGTAAATATGAGTCTGACGCTTATCACATTCAAGATGAAATTCGCCGTAAAATTCAAAGTTTAAAAAACGGAAAAATCGGCTTGAATTATACAGGCGGTACAAAAGCAATGGCGGTACACGCTTATAGAGCAGTATTCAGTCAATCTCACGCTGATACTGTATTTAGCTATCTTGATGCACGTAGGTTAGAGATGTGCATAGATAGGGAAGATGGAGAGCGTATTCGTATTAAAGTAACACCTGAGTTGTTAGAAGTAAAACTGGTAAATCTTTTCCAGCTACATGGGTTGGAGTTAAAACAAAAACCGACACAACAGGCGCAATTACCAAAATTAGCAATAGAACTTGCAAATATTTTTAAGGAAGAAACTAAAGCAAAGCAGTGGTTTGATTGGTTCTACAAGATTTTTCGTGAGCAAGCGTATAAGAATAAATCAAATGGTGGAGGAGAGTGGAAAAGCAAAATTTCTTTACTAGAAGTATCAACACTTCTTGATAACCTACCACAAGAGATCATTTCAGCCTTCAAAGAAGAAAATTTTATTACACCTGATAATAAGCTTTCTTTGCAACAAGTTGAAAAGACGGGAGCTTTCAAAGAAATTAAACATTTTTGCAAATGGCTTGATGGTTTATGGCTAGAGCATTATGTGTTAGAACAAGTAAAAAATATTGCTGATAAGCAGATAAAAGACTACGGACTAAATTTTGAAATTCCTATTAAGGGGACTAGAGATGGGTTTGAGTTCGATGTTGCCTTTACACGGGGATATCAGCTTTTTGCAATTTCTTGTTCGACAACGAGCAAAAGAGACTTATGTAAAAGTAAGCTTTTTGAGGCATACCTTCGAGCAAGACAAATGGGAGGAGATGAAGCAAGAGTGGCTTTAATTTGTTGCTTTAACGAACCAGATACTCTCAAAGCTGAAATTTTGTCTTCTACAAATGATAAAAAAATTGCTGTATTTGGACGAGAACATTTAACAAATTTATCTGAAGAAATTGCTAATTGGATTGACCAAAACGATGAGGATGCAAAATGA
- a CDS encoding RAMP superfamily CRISPR-associated protein, translated as MTIYQLKIKLLSDTTFGRGDGVAGLIDQEVEHDPSGFPYLRGRTLKGLLSEECDNLIAVLPPEIRSEWENFACILFGTPGSVQGTIASMHVGDACLPDDLREAVAFQIKKKTLTTTEVLDSLTTIRRQTAINSETGIADKGSLRSFRVAIRELEFKADLLFETQPSQEILSVLGVGTLALRRIGSGRNRGRGYVRCTLHDDSGVEITQSYISLLGKIQEKSA; from the coding sequence GTGACTATTTATCAACTAAAAATAAAACTTTTAAGTGATACAACCTTTGGTAGAGGCGATGGTGTAGCTGGTTTAATTGATCAAGAAGTAGAACATGATCCTAGTGGATTTCCCTATTTACGTGGACGCACCTTAAAAGGTTTGTTGAGTGAAGAATGTGATAACTTAATTGCTGTTTTACCACCTGAAATTCGTTCTGAATGGGAAAATTTTGCCTGCATTCTTTTTGGTACACCAGGTAGTGTTCAGGGGACAATAGCATCGATGCACGTAGGAGATGCTTGTTTACCTGACGACTTACGAGAAGCAGTTGCTTTCCAAATTAAAAAGAAAACACTTACCACAACAGAAGTTCTAGATTCACTTACAACAATTCGTCGTCAAACTGCAATTAATTCTGAAACTGGCATAGCCGATAAGGGAAGTTTACGCTCTTTCCGTGTGGCAATTCGTGAACTTGAATTTAAAGCCGATTTATTATTTGAAACCCAACCCAGTCAGGAAATACTGTCAGTTTTAGGAGTGGGTACATTAGCATTACGACGTATAGGAAGCGGACGGAATCGAGGTCGTGGATATGTACGATGTACTCTGCATGATGATTCCGGGGTAGAAATTACACAAAGCTATATAAGCCTATTGGGAAAAATTCAGGAGAAAAGCGCATGA
- a CDS encoding RAMP superfamily CRISPR-associated protein: MKTITFSLHTQQPLLATSFQGDPNSDVSYNYIPGSMIRGAIIGRYMKEYHLSDLDLNDDVVKRLFFDNNTCYLNGYLLSQKKNQEKRTLPVPLSWFKDKDSQLSDNSSQITVYDFSIDEEEKPETPKSVGESFWTEEDGVTFYKEKRRINIHNRRDRKKGRSSQEEGEIFCYDAIDTGQFFQAVILCHEVDADFLKNLLQKSVDIWLGGSQSAGYGYTKISDVNCHDTWNEINIPATERINRECLTITLLSDLIVRDEWGQYAVIPPSKQHQTPAPLTKELEKFLGTLKPQSSFAGNNLVGGFNRKWGLPLPQVPVLKAGSVFVFEKISITSEQIQQLENLGIGERRIEGFGRVAVNWLEKRHFYAKQSESPKISSQPVLKLQTSQTLAAQMAERLLHQKMEHALQKQIGSQEIKGDIKSSQLSRLQMVARQALSTGDCNLALSFLNNLPSNARGQFERAKIKDQSIDKSFKQKLDEWLNNPLSSIKNQQDLIVKIADVERSITDEFAKENKLAEKYTLRLIMAVAKKATKEKRNDS, translated from the coding sequence ATGAAAACAATAACTTTTTCATTGCACACTCAACAACCATTACTTGCTACTTCATTTCAAGGCGATCCAAATAGTGATGTTTCCTACAATTATATTCCTGGTAGTATGATTCGGGGTGCAATAATTGGACGTTATATGAAAGAATATCATTTATCAGATTTAGATTTGAATGATGATGTAGTAAAACGTCTTTTTTTTGATAATAATACTTGCTATCTAAATGGTTATTTACTAAGTCAGAAAAAAAATCAGGAAAAGCGTACCTTACCTGTACCTCTGTCTTGGTTCAAAGACAAGGATTCACAACTGAGTGATAATTCATCTCAGATCACAGTTTACGATTTCAGTATTGATGAAGAAGAAAAGCCAGAAACACCAAAGTCTGTTGGAGAATCTTTCTGGACAGAAGAGGATGGAGTTACATTTTATAAAGAAAAGCGGCGGATTAATATTCATAACCGACGCGATCGCAAAAAAGGACGCTCTAGTCAAGAAGAAGGGGAAATATTTTGTTATGATGCCATAGATACTGGACAATTTTTTCAAGCTGTCATTCTGTGTCATGAAGTTGACGCAGACTTTTTGAAAAATTTACTCCAAAAATCAGTGGATATTTGGCTAGGTGGTTCTCAAAGTGCAGGTTACGGATATACGAAAATATCTGATGTGAATTGTCATGATACTTGGAATGAAATAAATATTCCCGCTACTGAACGTATTAACCGCGAATGTTTAACAATTACACTTTTGAGTGATTTGATTGTACGTGATGAGTGGGGCCAATATGCCGTTATTCCGCCATCAAAACAACATCAAACACCAGCACCATTGACAAAGGAACTGGAAAAATTTTTGGGAACACTTAAACCACAGAGTAGCTTTGCTGGTAACAATTTAGTAGGTGGATTTAATCGTAAATGGGGACTACCTTTGCCTCAAGTTCCAGTATTAAAAGCAGGAAGCGTATTTGTCTTTGAGAAGATTTCTATAACTTCGGAGCAAATTCAACAATTAGAAAATTTAGGCATTGGTGAGCGCAGAATTGAAGGATTTGGCAGAGTTGCTGTGAACTGGCTAGAAAAACGGCATTTTTATGCCAAACAATCTGAATCTCCAAAAATATCTAGTCAGCCTGTATTAAAACTACAAACATCACAAACTTTAGCAGCACAAATGGCAGAGAGATTATTGCATCAAAAAATGGAACACGCGTTACAAAAGCAAATTGGATCTCAAGAAATAAAAGGTGATATCAAAAGTAGCCAACTGTCTCGTTTGCAGATGGTAGCACGACAAGCATTATCAACAGGAGACTGTAATTTAGCTTTGTCTTTTTTGAATAATCTTCCTTCTAATGCTAGGGGTCAATTTGAAAGAGCCAAAATCAAAGATCAATCAATTGATAAATCCTTTAAGCAAAAGCTGGATGAGTGGTTGAACAATCCTTTATCTTCAATTAAAAACCAGCAAGATTTAATAGTCAAAATTGCAGATGTAGAACGAAGTATAACGGATGAATTTGCTAAAGAAAATAAACTAGCTGAAAAATATACATTGCGATTAATTATGGCAGTAGCTAAAAAGGCAACAAAGGAGAAAAGGAATGATTCATGA
- a CDS encoding RAMP superfamily CRISPR-associated protein — translation MIHESLRYRNHRRIIERIIIKGRLVLDTPTCLASGDADSDTDLVILRDSLEDKALLMGSSIAGALRNYLRDYKYGYNAEEISVLFGGQRSDEEGEQSPLIINDAISNTVPHIELRDGVKINSITRTAEDGQKYDLELLETGTQFNICFELLIENNREQLIRELVIVLEGLENGKISVGMKKQRGFGRCHVEEWQVWKFDLRKSDERIAWLNFEHWQPGFLPNHPTHESIEEALGLFLDEKEDKRDRLTINATFTLATSLLIRSGQASSDKAPDVVHLKSRRDGELEPVLSGTSLAGVLRHRAERIVNTLQKNTIIIDEIFGVDFSKDKTKKPKASRLIVHESVIKETKDLVQNRIAIDRFTGGALHGALFNEQPIFGSDETELKLELELRQPKPHEIGLLLLLIKDLWTGDLPVGGTSSIGRGRLQGKEATITLASENKIWNITQVSKDESLIIDNAEDLEKFVYALNEEVAT, via the coding sequence ATGATTCATGAATCCCTAAGATATCGCAATCATCGTCGTATTATTGAACGGATAATAATCAAGGGAAGGTTAGTTTTAGATACTCCGACTTGTTTAGCAAGTGGCGATGCTGATAGTGATACTGATTTAGTCATTTTACGTGACAGTTTAGAAGATAAAGCATTACTAATGGGTTCTTCTATTGCTGGAGCGTTACGCAATTATTTACGAGATTATAAATATGGTTATAACGCAGAAGAAATATCTGTATTATTTGGCGGACAACGTAGTGACGAAGAAGGAGAACAAAGTCCTTTAATTATTAATGATGCCATTAGCAACACTGTCCCTCATATAGAATTGCGAGATGGAGTAAAGATTAACAGCATCACCAGAACTGCTGAAGATGGACAAAAATATGACTTGGAATTGCTGGAAACTGGAACGCAATTTAACATTTGTTTTGAATTATTAATAGAAAATAATCGAGAACAATTAATTAGAGAGTTAGTAATTGTTCTCGAAGGATTAGAAAATGGTAAAATTTCTGTTGGAATGAAAAAACAACGGGGTTTTGGTCGCTGTCACGTAGAAGAATGGCAAGTTTGGAAATTTGATTTGCGGAAATCTGATGAACGAATAGCTTGGTTAAATTTTGAGCATTGGCAACCAGGTTTCTTACCTAATCATCCAACTCATGAATCAATTGAAGAAGCTTTAGGTTTGTTTTTGGATGAAAAAGAAGATAAACGCGATCGCTTAACCATTAACGCCACATTCACCCTTGCTACTTCTCTATTAATTCGTTCTGGACAAGCATCCAGTGATAAAGCACCAGACGTAGTACACCTCAAATCTCGACGTGATGGAGAACTTGAACCTGTGTTATCTGGTACAAGTTTAGCGGGGGTATTACGTCATCGTGCAGAACGAATTGTTAATACTCTCCAGAAAAATACAATCATTATTGATGAAATATTTGGTGTTGATTTTAGCAAGGATAAAACTAAGAAACCAAAAGCAAGTCGTTTGATTGTTCATGAAAGTGTTATTAAAGAAACTAAAGATTTGGTACAAAATCGCATAGCTATTGACCGTTTTACAGGTGGTGCTTTGCATGGTGCATTATTTAATGAACAACCAATTTTTGGGAGCGATGAAACAGAGTTGAAGCTGGAATTGGAATTACGTCAACCGAAACCTCATGAAATTGGTTTGTTACTATTGTTAATTAAAGACTTGTGGACTGGAGATTTACCTGTTGGTGGTACGAGTAGTATTGGAAGGGGAAGATTACAGGGTAAAGAGGCAACAATTACTTTAGCTTCAGAAAATAAAATTTGGAATATTACTCAAGTTTCAAAAGATGAATCTTTGATTATAGATAATGCTGAAGATTTAGAAAAGTTTGTTTATGCATTAAATGAGGAGGTAGCTACTTGA
- the csx19 gene encoding CRISPR-associated protein Csx19, with protein MNKPIRKALDIPTNLDIYQWLEEQAKEYKLRFLLAHAEDGVIWGKFEDGKLLTADSAFDFLPKLRLFTLQQCRAFGERSEVMLWQNNEGFKARLIQDQKDTELIPENQILWGTQADKICGDFTLVSDGSQGLRHAVPLTDIEFDKNQKLYRPLRLSVHHYIDYDDSGVARIDLSRLVNLTTFKEIKK; from the coding sequence TTGAATAAACCAATACGTAAAGCTTTGGATATTCCAACTAATTTAGATATATATCAATGGTTAGAAGAGCAAGCTAAAGAATATAAATTAAGGTTTCTGTTAGCTCACGCAGAAGATGGAGTGATTTGGGGAAAATTTGAAGATGGTAAATTATTAACGGCAGATAGTGCATTTGATTTTTTGCCTAAATTACGTCTTTTTACTTTGCAACAATGTCGGGCTTTTGGTGAAAGATCGGAAGTAATGCTTTGGCAGAATAATGAGGGTTTTAAAGCTCGTTTAATTCAAGATCAAAAAGATACAGAACTTATCCCCGAAAATCAGATTCTTTGGGGAACACAAGCAGATAAAATTTGTGGTGATTTTACTTTAGTCTCCGATGGTTCGCAAGGTTTACGTCATGCGGTGCCTTTAACTGATATTGAATTTGATAAGAATCAGAAATTATATCGTCCTTTGCGTTTAAGTGTTCATCACTATATTGATTACGACGATTCGGGTGTAGCTCGAATTGATCTAAGCCGTTTAGTTAACTTAACTACTTTTAAGGAGATTAAAAAATGA